Proteins from one Oscillatoria nigro-viridis PCC 7112 genomic window:
- a CDS encoding glycosyltransferase translates to MAIKVMEIEFTEQINPIRQLEQYEGVRILVRYRGRPLGWACVSNNPWEQTISAERVRQTIVDQLGKELVRSTLGEQFGAVSEAVADRYLPSISVVICTRDRTDLLKGALEALLALDYPHREIIVIDNAPASSSTAELVADAPVRYIKEERPGLDWARNRAIAEARHEIIAFTDDDVRPDRGWLRGIASAFANPEIMAVSGLVAPAELETEAQIQFELRYGGMLQYLHSFKFDGSKLSTRELLWASKYGVGANMAFRRQVFEAVGNFDVALDVGTATRGGGDLEMFHRILAKGYSTFYEPRAFVWHLHRRSAEALSKQLQDNGRGFGAYLLTCYRNRTVPRWEIWKFAVFQWLGWWLVRRLGAPGLLPRKLVVSELLGALDSPFAYRKAQLQAQQLAEIEPKEQLQLEPEQVVGGVR, encoded by the coding sequence ATGGCAATAAAAGTGATGGAAATTGAGTTTACCGAACAGATTAATCCGATTCGGCAACTCGAACAATACGAAGGAGTTCGCATTTTAGTTCGCTACCGGGGACGGCCTCTGGGCTGGGCTTGTGTTAGTAACAATCCCTGGGAACAAACAATTTCCGCTGAGCGAGTGCGACAAACAATTGTGGATCAGTTAGGAAAAGAGTTGGTGCGATCGACTTTAGGAGAGCAATTCGGCGCTGTTTCTGAAGCAGTGGCGGATCGCTACCTGCCGTCAATTAGCGTTGTCATCTGCACGCGCGATCGCACGGACTTGCTCAAAGGCGCTCTGGAAGCTCTGCTCGCTCTCGACTATCCGCACCGCGAAATTATCGTTATAGACAACGCTCCTGCAAGCAGCAGCACCGCTGAATTAGTCGCGGATGCGCCTGTACGCTACATCAAGGAAGAACGGCCAGGATTGGACTGGGCGCGCAATCGCGCGATCGCGGAAGCGCGGCATGAGATTATTGCTTTTACTGACGACGACGTGCGGCCCGATCGCGGTTGGCTGCGGGGTATTGCTTCGGCGTTTGCTAACCCAGAAATTATGGCAGTTAGCGGTTTAGTCGCGCCGGCGGAACTAGAAACAGAGGCCCAAATTCAATTTGAACTCCGCTACGGGGGAATGCTGCAATACCTCCACAGTTTTAAATTTGATGGTAGCAAGCTCTCGACGCGGGAGTTGCTGTGGGCGAGCAAATACGGCGTGGGGGCGAATATGGCTTTCCGGCGGCAAGTTTTCGAGGCTGTGGGCAATTTTGACGTTGCTCTCGATGTGGGGACTGCGACTCGCGGTGGTGGGGATCTTGAGATGTTTCATCGGATTTTGGCTAAGGGATACTCGACTTTTTATGAGCCGAGAGCTTTTGTGTGGCACCTGCACCGGCGCAGCGCCGAGGCTTTGAGCAAGCAGTTGCAGGATAACGGGCGCGGTTTTGGGGCTTATTTACTCACGTGCTATCGCAACCGCACTGTGCCGCGCTGGGAAATTTGGAAATTTGCTGTGTTTCAGTGGCTTGGTTGGTGGCTGGTGCGCCGCTTGGGGGCTCCGGGTTTGCTGCCGCGCAAGTTGGTAGTCAGCGAGTTGCTGGGAGCTCTCGACAGTCCTTTTGCTTACAGAAAAGCGCAGTTGCAGGCGCAGCAGTTAGCTGAGATTGAGCCGAAAGAGCAGCTACAGTTGGAACCCGAGCAAGTTGTCGGAGGTGTGCGATGA
- a CDS encoding glycosyltransferase family 2 protein, with protein MENLTVSIIIPSHNRSSSLRRALDALHLQTYPIDLLEVIVVADSCIDDTLAMLQDYKAPFKLQVIEVNCRSASIARNTGAASASGKLLLFLDDDIEALPPLVESHARVHSLRPGAAVMGPYPPKLHGGTRFFDVEVRSWWEQKFYQMRQPGHRFTYQDLLSGNLSLDAELFARLDGFDSAFGNCGGEDYEFGVRLLKAGVPFAVAGDAVGYHYEHETNNLDRSFRRCRQEGRSDVLIGRRHPELRPTLQIKDYETPDFLVDKIVVAIAFLWPAVVDWLAVGLRKSLDLLESLGMRGTWRWLRAKLRGYWYLRGVIDELKSRSAISRFMQGGPARADLGGHEINIDLQQGWEAAESLLDAERPAGVYLYYDKLTVGHIFPQAGAEPLRGAHLRSILALHFAQPLAGAIAVNGMPRSADTLEEKPLVAFETYELAIKS; from the coding sequence ATGGAAAATCTAACAGTTAGCATAATTATTCCCAGCCACAACCGAAGTTCTTCGCTGCGGCGGGCTTTGGATGCTTTGCACTTGCAGACTTATCCGATCGACCTGCTCGAAGTTATTGTAGTGGCAGATAGCTGCATTGACGATACTTTGGCAATGCTACAAGATTACAAAGCTCCGTTTAAACTGCAGGTAATTGAGGTAAATTGCCGGAGTGCTTCGATCGCCCGCAATACGGGAGCGGCTTCGGCTAGCGGGAAATTGCTGCTGTTTCTCGACGACGATATCGAAGCGCTGCCACCTTTGGTGGAAAGCCACGCGCGGGTTCACTCTTTGCGTCCGGGAGCGGCTGTCATGGGGCCCTATCCGCCTAAGTTGCACGGAGGAACTAGGTTTTTTGACGTGGAAGTGCGCTCGTGGTGGGAACAGAAGTTTTATCAGATGAGGCAACCCGGTCACCGATTTACTTATCAAGATTTGCTCAGCGGCAACCTTTCTTTGGATGCAGAACTGTTTGCTCGTCTCGATGGGTTTGATTCGGCTTTTGGGAACTGCGGCGGAGAAGATTACGAGTTTGGGGTGCGTTTGCTGAAAGCTGGTGTACCTTTTGCTGTAGCGGGGGATGCTGTGGGCTATCATTACGAACACGAAACTAACAATCTCGATCGCTCTTTCCGCCGATGTCGTCAGGAAGGGCGATCGGATGTTTTGATCGGCCGCCGACACCCGGAACTCAGACCGACGCTGCAGATAAAAGACTACGAAACTCCTGATTTTTTGGTAGACAAGATTGTGGTGGCGATCGCGTTTTTATGGCCGGCGGTTGTGGATTGGCTGGCTGTGGGACTCAGGAAATCTCTGGATTTGCTCGAAAGCTTGGGGATGCGGGGAACTTGGCGGTGGTTGCGGGCAAAATTGCGCGGTTATTGGTATTTGCGGGGTGTGATTGATGAGCTAAAAAGTCGCTCTGCTATTTCTCGTTTTATGCAAGGGGGCCCGGCCCGTGCTGATTTGGGCGGACATGAAATTAACATTGATTTGCAGCAAGGTTGGGAAGCGGCAGAAAGTCTGCTGGACGCGGAACGACCGGCTGGGGTTTACCTGTATTACGACAAACTAACAGTCGGCCATATTTTTCCGCAAGCGGGCGCGGAACCGCTGCGGGGCGCTCACTTGCGATCGATTCTGGCGCTTCACTTTGCTCAACCGCTGGCTGGGGCGATCGCGGTTAACGGTATGCCCCGCAGTGCTGACACGCTTGAAGAAAAACCTTTAGTTGCTTTTGAAACTTACGAGTTAGCAATTAAGAGCTAA
- a CDS encoding glycosyltransferase family 2 protein has protein sequence MATAILELEISKLPPEITVEERYSKALILIRLHGKPIGQALLPVVGGRFGGDELRETLMNAAGDNLWKNWLYDTLEWDERGPVEALPIATVAVCTRDRPEDLRRTLDALMQLPDEGQEYLVIDNCPSTDATKELVKNYPQVRYVREDLPGSSAARNRALREAKHEFVAFTDDDAAPDPNWLRSLLGNFSDPRVMCVTGLVMPLELETEAQEWFECYSPHGRGFERRVFDGAQCNPLIVHLVGVSASMAVRKSSIDYIGLFDEALGAGTPTVGGEDCELFARILRAGYCIVYEPRALSWHRHRRTWEELRKTLQGYGIGVYAFWTRMFVINKEFSVPLLAWGWLRYKQIPELIASLRKQPDAVPRDLLWAQFRGCISGPMAYFASRKLLQKIKGSIE, from the coding sequence ATGGCAACAGCTATTCTTGAGCTGGAAATCTCCAAACTCCCGCCAGAAATTACGGTTGAGGAGCGTTACAGCAAAGCCTTGATCTTAATTCGACTGCACGGAAAACCGATCGGTCAAGCTCTTTTGCCCGTAGTCGGAGGCCGCTTTGGCGGTGACGAATTACGGGAAACACTGATGAATGCTGCTGGTGACAACTTGTGGAAAAACTGGCTCTACGACACTCTAGAATGGGATGAGCGGGGGCCGGTGGAGGCATTGCCGATCGCCACAGTAGCGGTTTGCACGCGCGATCGCCCGGAAGATTTGCGGCGCACTCTTGACGCGCTGATGCAGCTCCCAGACGAGGGTCAGGAATACTTAGTAATTGACAATTGTCCCAGCACGGACGCTACCAAGGAACTGGTCAAAAATTACCCACAAGTCCGCTATGTGCGCGAAGACTTACCAGGCTCCAGCGCTGCCCGCAACCGAGCTTTACGCGAAGCTAAACATGAATTCGTAGCCTTTACAGATGACGATGCGGCCCCCGATCCGAACTGGCTGCGATCGCTCTTGGGGAATTTTAGCGATCCGCGAGTCATGTGCGTCACGGGGCTGGTGATGCCCTTGGAACTGGAAACCGAAGCGCAAGAATGGTTTGAGTGCTACAGCCCCCACGGGCGGGGATTTGAGCGCCGAGTTTTTGACGGGGCGCAGTGCAATCCCCTGATTGTGCATCTTGTGGGAGTTTCGGCGAGTATGGCTGTGCGGAAAAGTTCGATCGACTACATTGGCCTGTTTGACGAAGCTTTGGGGGCGGGAACACCTACGGTGGGCGGCGAAGACTGTGAACTTTTTGCCCGCATTTTGCGCGCGGGCTACTGCATTGTCTACGAGCCGAGAGCATTGAGCTGGCACCGCCATCGGCGCACTTGGGAAGAATTGCGAAAAACGCTCCAAGGCTACGGCATCGGAGTCTATGCTTTCTGGACGCGGATGTTTGTAATCAACAAAGAATTCAGTGTGCCTCTATTAGCTTGGGGATGGCTGCGGTACAAGCAAATTCCTGAATTAATTGCTTCTTTGCGAAAGCAACCGGATGCGGTTCCGAGGGATTTGCTGTGGGCTCAATTCCGGGGCTGCATTAGCGGGCCGATGGCTTATTTTGCTTCTCGGAAGTTGTTACAAAAAATTAAGGGGAGCATTGAATAG
- a CDS encoding RNA-guided endonuclease InsQ/TnpB family protein — MRIGYDAMKATYQYQFYPDTNQKLTLNHWLRICRYWYNRQLGDRFDWWEMNRTAINACPLIASISAPRAKPNYYSQKQQLPVIKKDLVKVFHSGELLDFKQVDSTVLQDVSKRVDKAFERFVIGDSKGGRSGKPRFKTEADYRTMTFSTANSDWIKLVRKNWLYIRLPKLGIIKVRMHRLIPDGFSVKQISVTRKADGWFIQIMLEDASVPQFIPDKITPNWNNSIGLDAVLHEDVYLASSSGEKLPSLKPLCKNQSKLDRISRKRNKQKRGSKSRRKLAKKEARQHQKIARSRQDFHYKTAHKLVKSGAKFFFHEDLNLKGLTKRNKVKQDDEGNYLPNGQSAKSGLNKSWLDAAFGQFFKTLEYIAEKAGSVVVSQKPAYTSMVLCYRNEIIFTDCGIRNYWDEQNSLMVDRDINAAINLKRLGLDIFPSIKRRSGNLSVVGTMDDSTVKEILHTLHRAAKKPTS; from the coding sequence ATGCGTATCGGCTACGATGCAATGAAAGCGACCTACCAGTACCAGTTCTATCCCGACACTAATCAAAAGTTAACCCTCAACCATTGGCTGAGAATCTGTCGCTATTGGTATAATCGACAGTTAGGTGATCGATTTGATTGGTGGGAGATGAACCGCACTGCTATAAATGCTTGTCCATTGATTGCTAGCATCTCTGCGCCCCGTGCGAAGCCCAACTACTACTCCCAAAAACAACAATTGCCCGTCATTAAGAAAGACCTAGTAAAAGTTTTTCATAGTGGCGAACTTTTGGATTTTAAGCAGGTAGATTCAACCGTACTGCAAGATGTCTCTAAGCGAGTAGACAAAGCTTTCGAGCGGTTTGTCATAGGGGATAGTAAGGGCGGAAGATCGGGTAAACCCCGCTTCAAGACTGAGGCAGACTACCGGACGATGACTTTTTCTACAGCTAACAGCGACTGGATTAAGTTGGTTCGTAAGAATTGGCTTTATATCCGACTGCCAAAGCTAGGCATCATAAAAGTTCGGATGCACCGTCTAATCCCTGATGGGTTTAGCGTCAAGCAAATCAGCGTAACTAGGAAGGCTGACGGTTGGTTCATCCAAATAATGCTTGAAGACGCTTCAGTACCGCAGTTTATTCCTGATAAAATTACCCCAAACTGGAACAACTCGATCGGGTTGGATGCGGTACTGCATGAAGATGTCTACCTGGCATCATCATCGGGCGAAAAGTTGCCTTCGTTAAAACCACTTTGTAAAAACCAATCTAAGTTAGACCGCATTTCAAGGAAGCGGAATAAGCAAAAACGTGGCTCTAAATCTCGACGAAAATTAGCCAAAAAAGAAGCGAGACAACACCAAAAAATAGCGCGTTCTCGCCAAGACTTCCATTACAAAACGGCTCACAAACTTGTCAAGTCTGGAGCTAAGTTTTTCTTTCACGAAGATTTGAACTTAAAGGGCTTAACAAAGCGGAATAAAGTTAAGCAAGACGATGAGGGTAATTACCTTCCGAACGGTCAATCAGCAAAATCAGGATTGAATAAATCTTGGTTGGATGCTGCGTTCGGTCAATTTTTCAAGACGCTGGAATACATAGCCGAAAAAGCTGGATCAGTCGTCGTTTCGCAAAAACCTGCTTATACTTCAATGGTTCTGTGCTATCGGAATGAAATCATTTTTACCGATTGTGGGATACGGAATTATTGGGATGAGCAAAACTCTCTGATGGTTGATCGCGATATTAATGCTGCGATAAATCTAAAGAGACTTGGGTTGGACATTTTCCCAAGTATAAAACGCCGTAGCGGGAATCTTTCTGTGGTGGGAACTATGGATGACAGTACCGTAAAGGAAATCTTGCACACCCTTCATCGGGCTGCTAAGAAGCCCACATCATAA
- the tnpA gene encoding IS200/IS605 family transposase — protein MSTDFIHKARGVSDLKCHLVLTTKYRRKVLTDQMLSRLEEIFKNLMEKWEGRLVEFNGERDHVHLLLQYTPQTEPSKLINNLKTVSSRYLRKEFVDEVEKVYWKDVFWTNGYFIASCGGVTVEQLKKYIEGQDRPVE, from the coding sequence ATGAGTACAGATTTTATCCATAAAGCCAGAGGAGTTTCCGATCTCAAGTGTCATTTAGTGTTGACAACCAAGTATCGGCGGAAAGTTCTGACCGATCAAATGTTGTCTAGGCTTGAGGAAATTTTCAAGAACTTAATGGAAAAATGGGAAGGAAGATTGGTAGAATTTAATGGTGAGCGTGACCACGTACATTTGCTGCTTCAATATACACCGCAAACTGAACCAAGTAAGCTTATCAACAATCTTAAGACTGTATCTAGTCGCTATTTGCGGAAAGAGTTTGTAGATGAAGTTGAAAAAGTTTACTGGAAAGATGTTTTTTGGACAAATGGATATTTTATTGCTTCATGTGGTGGCGTGACGGTTGAGCAATTAAAGAAGTATATTGAGGGGCAAGATAGACCTGTAGAATAA
- a CDS encoding MBL fold metallo-hydrolase has product MDLDCLPYGAGHAQEGVCLLVRMGPHRILLDCGIEDIAPLSATLNRSLPADFVVCTHAHSDHARGLLALHQSFPHLPIYASEVTARLLPLNWPELPQQPESRFCQGLPWQSPLEVRPGLSVQLFPSGHLPGAATVLLTYAAPHRTYTVVYTGDFFLSNSRLVEGLPLGELRGMKPDVLILEGSYGTARHPHRRQLENQLADRIHRAIADGYSVLLPAPALGLGQEMLMLLRSHHYFTGRDLDIWVDGTVADGCDAYLELLPQFPTAVQNFALHQPLFWDERVKPRVRRLSAEQRPGLGATPCIVITDKLADLALYVADGTNPWILLAPQKPGYPVSDWLGNSPESGIRSVETYLLAEHCDGPGTTQLIHNLRPQHVILVHGSPAYLADLANLDELRNRYQLHTPAAGTLVELPIGEMFLQPAIPETNYEGELSELGTEVAISLPSPITADPRWVNFADTGLVEARWQGEELVLRGISQRELLFQGSAVQANLECCGNCQHYRSQRCWNQSSALFGFKVTPDGFCPVFKAIPESELFLDGETDGE; this is encoded by the coding sequence ATGGATCTCGATTGTTTACCTTACGGCGCAGGCCACGCACAGGAAGGGGTCTGTCTGCTAGTCCGAATGGGGCCGCACCGAATTTTACTCGACTGCGGTATAGAGGATATTGCACCGCTGTCAGCGACACTAAATCGATCGCTGCCAGCCGATTTTGTGGTGTGTACCCACGCCCACTCCGATCATGCCAGAGGTTTGCTAGCACTCCATCAATCTTTCCCCCACTTGCCAATTTACGCCAGCGAAGTGACAGCGCGACTGCTACCGCTCAACTGGCCAGAACTCCCTCAGCAGCCTGAGTCCCGGTTCTGTCAGGGACTGCCCTGGCAGTCGCCGCTCGAAGTGCGCCCTGGACTGAGCGTGCAGTTGTTCCCGTCGGGCCATTTGCCCGGAGCGGCGACTGTGCTGCTGACTTATGCCGCCCCGCACCGCACCTACACAGTGGTTTACACCGGCGACTTTTTCCTGTCCAATTCTCGTTTGGTGGAAGGTTTGCCCCTGGGAGAACTCAGGGGCATGAAGCCGGATGTGTTAATTTTGGAAGGCAGTTACGGCACGGCGCGCCACCCTCACCGCCGACAACTGGAAAATCAATTAGCCGATCGCATCCACCGCGCCATCGCCGACGGGTACTCGGTACTCCTGCCCGCGCCGGCCCTTGGTTTGGGCCAAGAAATGCTGATGCTGCTCCGCAGCCACCACTACTTTACTGGCCGCGACTTGGATATTTGGGTGGACGGCACTGTCGCCGACGGGTGCGACGCTTATCTGGAACTCTTACCCCAATTTCCCACCGCCGTCCAAAATTTTGCTCTGCACCAACCTTTGTTTTGGGACGAAAGAGTGAAACCCCGCGTCCGCCGGCTGTCTGCCGAACAGCGCCCCGGATTGGGAGCCACGCCCTGTATTGTAATTACAGACAAGTTAGCTGATTTGGCTTTGTATGTTGCCGATGGCACAAATCCTTGGATTTTGCTCGCGCCTCAAAAACCAGGATATCCCGTCAGCGACTGGCTGGGCAACAGCCCCGAATCTGGAATCAGAAGTGTCGAAACTTATCTGCTAGCCGAACACTGCGACGGGCCGGGGACTACCCAACTCATCCACAATTTGCGTCCCCAGCACGTAATTTTAGTCCACGGTTCCCCTGCATATTTAGCTGACTTGGCTAACTTGGACGAGCTGCGAAACCGCTACCAGTTGCACACTCCGGCGGCCGGAACACTGGTCGAATTGCCGATCGGGGAAATGTTTTTGCAGCCCGCTATCCCAGAAACTAACTATGAGGGAGAACTCAGCGAATTGGGGACAGAGGTAGCAATTAGCTTGCCGAGTCCGATTACAGCCGATCCTCGGTGGGTAAATTTTGCCGATACCGGCTTGGTAGAAGCGCGCTGGCAAGGCGAAGAACTGGTACTGCGCGGCATCTCCCAGCGGGAACTCCTTTTTCAAGGCAGCGCCGTTCAGGCAAACCTCGAATGCTGCGGCAATTGCCAGCACTACCGCAGCCAGCGCTGTTGGAACCAGTCGAGTGCTTTGTTTGGCTTTAAAGTAACCCCCGACGGTTTCTGTCCGGTGTTTAAAGCGATACCGGAGTCCGAACTTTTCCTAGATGGCGAAACAGACGGCGAATGA
- a CDS encoding DUF6679 family protein has translation MLQRKIYQLCCDGREVSIFLRDQQRWIERARILDIEGDLVTLRYETDEEDEISSWEEMVRLESIGSVSQKLASVSRTNCEPLVSDDCPEAEQIRNHYPDSNLE, from the coding sequence ATGCTACAGCGCAAAATCTATCAACTCTGTTGTGATGGTCGTGAGGTTTCTATTTTTCTTCGAGATCAGCAACGTTGGATAGAGCGCGCTCGTATCCTAGATATTGAAGGGGATCTAGTCACGCTGCGCTACGAAACCGACGAAGAAGACGAAATCAGCTCCTGGGAAGAAATGGTGCGTCTCGAAAGTATTGGATCTGTGTCCCAGAAGTTGGCTTCGGTATCCCGAACTAACTGCGAACCCCTAGTTTCTGACGATTGTCCCGAAGCCGAACAAATTCGCAATCACTACCCGGACTCGAATTTGGAATAG
- a CDS encoding CapA family protein yields the protein MVYAENWSQPSILELARSGNFQALNYWIDSLLRPEGIYARVEQAQAGCVQILVEFQREFAPDPALIGSTLREGLVKFICHQLWRLNSPAVEGVRIHARLAGDADILWKQSVRIVTPANRQRRRYRSLPVVDWVKFKTYRSLLLVGSALASFILGCWVSYHEAVALQLGSPASGYQQAAVISGPPPKRADTVQAALEVVPVVQQKQVANPYDPTVTLMFGGNVNLSDALGASAANDHQWAFANMDEYRQADVAMVNLENSLTRSTLGSGKKQLNFKAAPESVKVLTAGGVDIVNLANSRAMDYEEPGLVETMNTLDNSGIQHLGAGRDIKEARRPDIIEVKGQRIAYLGYYDSELNVAEQGKAGTNPRRNNRVAEDIRALRGQVDWIIVNYHWGVELADYPGDWQIDLARFTIDQGADLVVGHHPQVLQGAEIYKGRPIVYSLGNFIFGPNARRDYDTAVLKVSLKDRNMKVEFLPVEVKKFQPKVVKGAAGDRILKRIEQISSIFDRPMRSSVVLDALVQPGAASKTPNSPLPGAAKSGTSQPGRGSGASDGESNLQGPGQPKPTLILPALPAAPQQPDNSSFFPNGTGPAIESNPPGNQNLPPRIYPTQPQNPSREPEPFTKEPFIKEPFISPPSPSQGAVPSPQSYLPPTRAVSFEVALKKQPASAIVPATSSNRSKHRIALPPIAGRIG from the coding sequence ATGGTGTACGCAGAAAATTGGTCGCAGCCGTCTATCTTGGAGCTAGCGCGATCGGGCAACTTTCAAGCCCTGAATTACTGGATTGACAGCTTGCTGCGCCCCGAAGGGATTTATGCCCGCGTCGAACAGGCTCAGGCCGGCTGCGTCCAAATCCTCGTAGAATTCCAGCGCGAATTTGCGCCAGATCCTGCATTAATCGGGAGCACTCTCCGGGAAGGCTTAGTCAAATTTATTTGCCACCAACTCTGGAGACTCAACTCGCCAGCAGTAGAAGGAGTGCGAATTCACGCGCGCTTGGCTGGGGATGCAGACATTCTCTGGAAACAGTCAGTGCGAATTGTCACTCCGGCAAACCGCCAGCGGCGGCGTTACCGTTCCCTACCGGTCGTCGATTGGGTTAAATTTAAAACGTATCGTTCTCTGCTGCTAGTGGGATCGGCACTTGCCTCATTTATTTTAGGGTGTTGGGTCAGCTACCACGAGGCTGTGGCCCTGCAGTTAGGCTCTCCAGCATCCGGCTACCAGCAAGCTGCTGTAATTTCGGGGCCGCCTCCAAAACGTGCGGATACGGTGCAAGCGGCCTTAGAAGTGGTACCAGTAGTACAGCAAAAGCAAGTTGCTAATCCTTACGACCCAACAGTAACGCTGATGTTCGGAGGAAATGTGAATCTATCGGATGCGCTCGGAGCATCTGCTGCCAACGATCACCAATGGGCTTTCGCCAATATGGACGAGTACCGGCAAGCAGATGTGGCGATGGTTAACCTAGAAAACTCCCTGACTCGCTCTACATTGGGCTCTGGCAAAAAACAATTAAATTTTAAAGCCGCTCCAGAATCGGTAAAAGTATTAACCGCCGGAGGAGTGGATATTGTCAATCTGGCAAACAGCCGCGCTATGGATTACGAGGAACCGGGGCTGGTGGAGACTATGAATACTCTAGATAATAGTGGGATTCAACACCTGGGAGCCGGCAGAGATATTAAAGAAGCGAGGCGTCCAGATATTATTGAAGTTAAGGGTCAGCGGATTGCCTACCTCGGTTATTACGATTCCGAGCTTAACGTCGCCGAGCAAGGGAAAGCGGGCACGAACCCCCGCCGCAACAATCGCGTGGCCGAGGATATTCGAGCTCTTAGGGGTCAGGTAGACTGGATTATTGTTAATTACCACTGGGGAGTCGAATTGGCAGATTATCCGGGGGACTGGCAGATTGATTTGGCTCGGTTCACGATCGACCAAGGAGCTGATTTGGTAGTGGGACACCATCCCCAGGTACTGCAAGGTGCAGAAATTTACAAGGGCCGCCCGATAGTTTACTCGCTGGGTAATTTTATATTCGGCCCGAATGCTCGCAGGGATTACGATACCGCAGTCCTGAAAGTATCGCTCAAAGACAGGAATATGAAGGTAGAGTTTCTGCCTGTGGAGGTGAAAAAGTTTCAGCCGAAGGTGGTGAAGGGAGCCGCAGGAGATCGCATCCTCAAACGCATCGAGCAAATTTCTAGTATTTTCGATCGACCGATGCGCTCTTCTGTAGTTCTCGATGCCCTAGTCCAGCCAGGAGCGGCATCAAAAACTCCAAATTCTCCATTGCCAGGAGCAGCAAAGAGCGGTACATCCCAGCCCGGGCGAGGTTCCGGGGCCAGCGACGGTGAAAGCAATCTGCAAGGCCCCGGACAACCCAAACCTACTTTGATTTTGCCGGCTTTGCCGGCTGCGCCCCAACAGCCGGACAACTCCTCATTTTTCCCGAACGGGACGGGGCCTGCAATTGAATCCAACCCACCTGGGAATCAAAATTTGCCGCCGCGCATCTACCCCACTCAACCTCAAAATCCCAGCCGGGAACCAGAGCCGTTTACAAAAGAGCCATTCATCAAAGAACCGTTTATTTCGCCCCCATCTCCCAGTCAAGGAGCAGTGCCGAGTCCCCAAAGCTATCTTCCCCCCACTCGGGCTGTATCTTTTGAAGTCGCACTCAAAAAGCAGCCGGCCTCCGCGATCGTTCCAGCTACCAGCAGCAACCGCTCCAAGCACCGGATCGCCCTGCCTCCTATAGCTGGGAGGATTGGTTAG
- a CDS encoding aldose epimerase family protein, producing the protein MFAIALKQKQYKTYILSDETANSTLEVVPERGGIATSWLVEGKEIFYLDAERFANPALTVRGGIPILFPICSNLPENTYTHKGVERKLKQHGFARDLPWTIGEQVTEGCAALTLILDSSDKTLAVYPFDFQLAFTYQIKGNSLEIFQRYTNLSAEPMPFSSGLHPYFLATDKSKLRFEIPGMQYRDQNTHEKGYFTGVFDPTLDEIDVSFDELTGLAATVTDAASGLRLTLSYNSSYGKLVFWMVKGKDFYCLEPWTAPRNALNTGEHLIYLQPGATCEMLVRMTANFI; encoded by the coding sequence GTGTTTGCGATCGCGCTCAAGCAAAAGCAGTACAAAACCTATATCCTCTCCGACGAAACCGCTAACTCTACTCTAGAAGTTGTGCCGGAACGGGGCGGTATTGCCACTAGCTGGCTGGTTGAAGGCAAAGAAATCTTCTACTTGGACGCGGAACGGTTCGCCAATCCCGCTCTAACTGTACGCGGCGGGATTCCCATCCTGTTTCCCATCTGCAGCAATCTCCCGGAGAATACTTACACCCACAAGGGAGTGGAGCGTAAGCTCAAACAGCACGGCTTTGCTCGAGACTTGCCTTGGACAATAGGCGAACAAGTTACGGAGGGTTGCGCCGCTCTGACGCTGATTCTCGACAGCAGCGACAAGACGCTGGCTGTTTATCCCTTTGATTTCCAACTAGCCTTCACTTATCAGATTAAAGGCAATTCTTTGGAAATTTTTCAGCGATACACCAATCTGTCTGCCGAACCGATGCCGTTTTCTAGTGGTTTGCACCCCTATTTTTTGGCGACGGACAAATCTAAGCTCCGCTTTGAGATTCCGGGGATGCAGTACAGAGATCAGAACACCCATGAAAAGGGTTACTTCACTGGGGTTTTTGACCCGACGCTGGATGAAATTGATGTTTCCTTTGACGAGCTCACCGGTCTGGCTGCTACTGTCACTGACGCGGCGAGCGGCTTGCGGCTCACCCTCAGTTACAACTCCAGCTATGGGAAGTTGGTTTTCTGGATGGTGAAGGGCAAGGATTTTTACTGTTTGGAACCTTGGACTGCTCCTAGAAATGCCCTCAACACTGGCGAACACTTGATTTATTTGCAGCCGGGAGCGACTTGCGAGATGCTGGTTCGCATGACTGCAAATTTTATTTAA